From Scomber scombrus chromosome 21, fScoSco1.1, whole genome shotgun sequence, one genomic window encodes:
- the tob1b gene encoding protein Tob1b, whose protein sequence is MQLEIQVALNFIISYLYNKLPRRRVNIFGEELERQLKRKYEGHWYPDKPYKGSGFRCIHVGEKVDPVVEQAAKESGLDIEDVRNNLPQDLSVWIDPFEVSYQIGEKGPVKVLYVDDNNENGSELDKEIKNSFNPEAQVFMPISDPVGASSESSSPSPPFGQSAAVSPSFMPRSTQPLTFTTATFAATKFGSTKMKSSGRGNNNNSNGGGGSSSSSKVARTSPTNNLGLNVNTLLKQKAISTSMHSLYGLGLGQQQKASALSPNAKEFVFPSLQGQASPGAVFPGEGSLGLGPLQYNNAFDMFAAYGGLNDKSLMDGLNFSLSNMQYSNQQFQPVMAN, encoded by the coding sequence ATGCAGCTTGAAATTCAAGTAGCACTCAACTTTATTATTTCCTATTTATACAACAAACTCCCTCGACGACGTGTGAATATCTTTGGTGAAGAGCTCGAGAGGCAGCTGAAGAGAAAATATGAAGGCCACTGGTACCCAGATAAGCCATACAAAGGTTCAGGGTTCAGGTGCATCCATGTAGGGGAGAAGGTGGACCCTGTGGTGGAGCAGGCAGCCAAAGAGAGCGGGCTGGACATCGAAGACGTCCGGAATAACCTTCCTCAGGACCTTAGTGTGTGGATCGACCCGTTTGAGGTTTCATACCAGATTGGAGAGAAGGGACCGGTCAAGGTGCTATATGTGGATGATAACAATGAGAATGGGTCCGAGCTGGACAAGGAGATCAAGAACAGCTTTAATCCCGAGGCCCAGGTCTTCATGCCAATCAGCGACCCCGTCGGGGCATCCTCAGAGTCCAgttccccctctcctcctttcgGTCAGTCCGCTGCAGTGAGCCCCTCCTTCATGCCACGCTCCACCCAGCCCTTAACCTTCACCACTGCCACCTTCGCTGCCACCAAATTCGGCTCCACTAAGATGAAGAGCAGCGGCCgcggcaacaacaacaacagcaatgGCGggggcggcagcagcagcagcagcaaggtgGCCCGCACCTCCCCTACCAATAACCTGGGTCTGAATGTCAACACCCTTCTGAAGCAGAAAGCCATCTCCACCTCCATGCACTCACTGTACGGGCTGGGATTGGGGCAGCAGCAGAAGGCCTCTGCTCTCTCCCCAAATGCCAAGGAGTTTGTGTTCCCCAGCCTCCAGGGCCAGGCCAGTCCTGGAGCCGTGTTCCCCGGGGAGGGCTCCCTGGGACTCGGCCCTCTGCAGTACAACAATGCCTTTGACATGTTTGCGGCCTACGGAGGCCTCAACGACAAGTCCCTTATGGATGGCCTCAACTTCAGTCTGAGCAACATGCAGTATTCTAACCAGCAATTCCAGCCAGTCATGGCTAACTAA